The Fundulus heteroclitus isolate FHET01 chromosome 13, MU-UCD_Fhet_4.1, whole genome shotgun sequence genome contains a region encoding:
- the LOC118556123 gene encoding involucrin-like, translating into MDPDRKLRGLTRRPQMTRRGTDRPRHVRKEENFTDHQDGNLKVNREKLEPVQIKEEWDELTTPQMTDNKKKQEMLSITKHHQLIKEEQVELHILQDQEQLEHLQVTAEKVEREPKNQAEQQHQQTKEEHEELEILQVKVEETEIGIGLS; encoded by the exons ATGGACCCGGACCGCAAGCTGCGGGGTCTCACCCGGAGACCCCAGATGACCCGCCGCGGAACAG ACCGTCCGCGACATGTTCGGAAGGAGGAGAATTTCACAGATCATCAAGACGGGAACCTCAAAGTGAACCGGGAGAAACTAGAACCTGTGCAGATAAAAGAAGAATGGGATGAACTCACAACGCCGCAGATGACAGATAACAAGAAGAAGCAGGAAATGCTGAGTATAACTAAACACCATCAACTGATAAAAGAAGAACAGGTGGAACTGCACATTCTGCAGGACCAGGAGCAACTTGAACATCTACAGGTGACAGCAGAGAAGGTGGAACGAGAACCCAAGAACCAGGCGGAGCAACAACATCAACAGACAAAAGAAGAACACGAGGAACTTGAAATTTTGCAGGTTAAGGTGGAAGAGACAGAAATTGGTATTg GACTCTCCTGA